In a single window of the Streptomyces sp. NBC_00285 genome:
- a CDS encoding winged helix-turn-helix domain-containing protein, whose protein sequence is MVVTQENVAVNGSRRLSPQEIADTLRDRIRAGDLKAGDRLPTQAELAEEFGVERGAVRQALRALQEDGLLSNVSKGSPPRIAERVPVTGEPQPTMVGLAPRLSEAFTAPNVRIDAACLTAETLMVALGEPLRLIHEGTIHPESIDVRILLPSREITLAFPVPVEVPQDDNPVHERWLTQRNAQGHVLRHNLQALRSSHGIDVKVTFRALPFTPPVKLYLLNDSEALIAYYMVTRREEMSDSGMLDMYDVLGSASLLFSFDQNAGQRDAAFVEESQKWFNALWETITTDLTLS, encoded by the coding sequence CTGGTCGTGACTCAGGAGAACGTGGCAGTGAACGGCAGCAGAAGGCTCTCGCCCCAGGAAATCGCCGACACCCTGCGGGACCGCATCCGCGCGGGTGACCTCAAGGCGGGCGACCGCCTGCCCACTCAGGCCGAACTGGCGGAGGAGTTCGGTGTGGAACGGGGCGCGGTCCGCCAGGCACTGCGCGCGCTGCAGGAGGACGGATTGCTCAGCAACGTGAGCAAGGGGAGTCCGCCGCGGATCGCGGAGCGGGTGCCGGTGACCGGTGAGCCGCAGCCCACGATGGTCGGCCTGGCCCCCCGCCTGTCGGAGGCCTTCACCGCCCCGAACGTCCGGATCGACGCCGCCTGCCTCACCGCCGAGACGCTGATGGTGGCCCTGGGCGAACCGCTGCGCCTCATCCACGAGGGCACCATCCACCCCGAGTCGATCGACGTCCGCATCCTGCTGCCGTCCCGGGAGATCACTCTCGCCTTCCCCGTCCCGGTTGAGGTCCCGCAGGACGACAACCCGGTCCACGAGCGCTGGCTGACCCAGCGCAACGCCCAGGGCCACGTCCTGCGCCACAACCTCCAGGCCCTGCGCTCGTCCCACGGCATCGACGTCAAGGTCACGTTCAGGGCGCTGCCGTTCACACCGCCGGTGAAGCTGTACCTCCTCAACGACTCGGAGGCGTTGATCGCGTACTACATGGTGACGCGCCGTGAGGAGATGTCCGACAGTGGCATGCTCGACATGTACGACGTCCTCGGCTCGGCCTCCCTCCTCTTCTCCTTCGATCAGAACGCTGGCCAGCGCGACGCCGCGTTCGTCGAGGAATCCCAGAAGTGGTTCAACGCCCTCTGGGAAACCATCACGACGGACCTGACACTCTCCTAG
- a CDS encoding phosphotransferase family protein, whose protein sequence is MAGTCPADKPVDYLSIGVLTRFLVQLTLVRKESLPALPAEWPRNERDSRDYLETLVRRARRRMLDPNWTAIGGLFAVLGVSGDALDRFVERIPALSRRPYGLLLTNLSRDNTIVLEGPEGPKLSVARLDWTSASYGDPLHGLAGHLVRMRYPEDQVDEVVQEWAREMQCTRPLAVNGLGRDLGCYVDFERIHAGYDDVIRAAKSLGDSVEERRLTVVAGEIGTALERAADPLGMSEVPPEKEIADALYRWQAARIAREAGQVPAGLFQWRRDDRVPERVDFPPDLVRRALAMEGVVPAGRVFRGTAHLNSVVQLDGYADPVVVRRETAAAPRREKGFLPEHAVLQLIEQSDAQVRAPRILALGHDDRGRHFAIHTYEGPGGRAPQHPVQGLLPAEADELVDHLAALAVVDHLSLPSDEPRADFFRRLTARLTAFVDELPAETLSAAHQRGLPDGGVLRRILGRYEVTERTPVLLHGDLNPWNLVRAGRRGGLTIIDWEMGMIGDPLYDLVRHLHLTPTPTEMRTRMFERWSRKLPSECVVGWEWDWRVYRYIEQIRSAYVDLDRMTTGAALDTPNVRRAVDAYEMTLTAARGSLGLRRRRVPKMPAPLKEA, encoded by the coding sequence TTGGCCGGAACCTGTCCGGCAGACAAGCCCGTCGACTACCTGTCCATCGGCGTACTGACACGGTTTCTGGTCCAGTTGACCCTCGTGCGCAAGGAGTCGCTGCCCGCGCTGCCGGCCGAGTGGCCGCGTAACGAGAGGGACAGCCGGGACTATCTTGAGACGCTCGTCAGGCGTGCCAGGCGTCGGATGCTCGACCCCAACTGGACTGCTATTGGCGGACTGTTCGCCGTGCTCGGTGTGTCCGGGGACGCGCTGGACCGGTTCGTCGAGCGGATTCCCGCATTGTCCCGCCGCCCCTACGGTCTCCTGCTCACGAACCTCAGCCGGGACAACACCATCGTCCTGGAGGGCCCCGAGGGTCCCAAGCTCTCGGTGGCCCGTCTCGACTGGACCTCGGCGTCGTACGGGGACCCGCTGCACGGTCTGGCCGGTCACCTGGTGCGGATGCGTTATCCCGAGGACCAGGTGGACGAGGTCGTCCAGGAGTGGGCCCGCGAGATGCAGTGCACGAGGCCCCTGGCGGTCAACGGCCTCGGCCGGGACCTGGGGTGCTACGTCGACTTCGAGCGCATCCACGCCGGTTACGACGATGTGATCCGGGCGGCGAAGTCTCTCGGTGACTCGGTCGAGGAGCGTCGGCTGACGGTGGTGGCCGGTGAGATCGGTACGGCTCTGGAGCGCGCGGCCGACCCGCTCGGGATGTCCGAGGTCCCGCCCGAGAAGGAGATCGCGGACGCCCTGTACCGCTGGCAGGCGGCGCGTATCGCGCGGGAGGCCGGGCAGGTGCCGGCCGGCCTCTTTCAGTGGCGGCGTGACGATCGTGTCCCGGAGCGCGTCGACTTCCCGCCGGACCTGGTGCGCCGTGCGTTGGCGATGGAGGGCGTCGTCCCGGCCGGTCGGGTCTTCCGTGGGACGGCGCATCTCAACTCCGTTGTTCAGCTGGACGGTTATGCGGACCCCGTGGTGGTCCGTCGTGAGACCGCGGCGGCCCCTCGACGGGAGAAGGGGTTCCTTCCGGAGCACGCCGTCCTGCAGCTCATCGAGCAGTCCGACGCACAGGTACGGGCACCGCGGATCCTGGCACTGGGCCACGACGACCGTGGGCGCCACTTCGCGATCCACACCTACGAGGGTCCCGGCGGCCGGGCCCCGCAGCACCCCGTGCAGGGGCTGCTGCCCGCGGAGGCGGACGAACTCGTGGACCACCTCGCCGCACTCGCGGTGGTGGACCACTTGTCCCTGCCGTCCGACGAGCCGAGGGCGGACTTCTTCCGCCGACTGACCGCACGGCTCACCGCCTTCGTCGACGAACTTCCCGCGGAGACCCTTTCCGCCGCCCACCAAAGAGGTCTGCCGGACGGCGGTGTGCTCCGGCGGATCCTCGGCCGTTACGAGGTGACCGAGCGCACCCCTGTTCTCCTGCACGGCGACCTCAATCCCTGGAATCTGGTGCGGGCCGGGCGCCGGGGCGGACTGACCATCATCGACTGGGAGATGGGGATGATCGGTGATCCCCTGTACGACCTCGTCCGCCATCTGCATCTGACGCCGACGCCGACCGAGATGCGGACGCGCATGTTCGAACGCTGGAGCAGGAAGCTTCCTTCCGAGTGTGTCGTCGGCTGGGAGTGGGACTGGCGCGTCTACCGCTACATCGAGCAGATCCGTTCGGCCTACGTAGATCTGGACCGGATGACGACAGGGGCCGCGCTGGACACGCCGAACGTGCGGCGGGCCGTCGACGCGTACGAGATGACGCTGACCGCCGCCAGGGGTTCGCTGGGACTGCGCAGGCGCAGGGTGCCGAAGATGCCGGCTCCGCTCAAGGAGGCCTGA
- a CDS encoding aminoglycoside phosphotransferase family protein — translation MGGPSGPATAFAERAAREALGELVSRAKAAGRLTRGHHNLNYVVPLPPWLKALVDHEFVMVRERQRSALPVVIRTWQDEAEILKAISSALPHVPRCLLKYGDVALMSYVDGVPLSSVCPNGKLVDQHLVRALAELLADMTQVGRKELPPLPQSWPRSSRDSRAFLRTLALSTETQVRQRNWDRFGGLFAMLGIPEDAMVRFAERVPAMVSRPFSLLHTDLHRDNVIVSYETGPPLICVDWELATYGDPLHDLATHLVRMSYPEGQWGEAVDAWRLAMVERRAKAVNGLERDLRHYVAFERAQSVYPDVMRAATSLGESFDQRDLDAATEAVFWALQAAEEPLRLKNVPDEKAIERILFRWNVSHGKRHSRDRAVSSISWERDERVPEHPGFLGPAVQEALFEEGAASADRVFKGTAHLSTAVRVEGAPYPVMVRRKVGAGDPRERRFLKEHAVLRAIEESGVAVCAPRVLALGTSELGDQFTIHSFEGPQGEIRSPDHPAGGLLPSEADDLVNQLHALTQVDCAKLAEDSYTPGAGFHEQLCDELIRMVSDLSKETLQLAGQLGLPTSSFRLEQILGRHKVKPRRAVLLHGDLNPWNMIRREDGTGLTLIDWEMAMVGDPLYDLVRHMHLTPTLPEIRTRLFDRWSQLLPEDCTRGWRPDWRVYRWIETVRSAYVDLDRLVTRDSLEAPNVSRAVDTYAMTLTAATATLGLKSNSTVNPFLTLALPHVEQGNMSAEICARA, via the coding sequence GTGGGTGGTCCATCCGGGCCTGCTACCGCGTTCGCGGAGCGGGCGGCCCGCGAGGCGCTCGGTGAGTTGGTGTCTCGTGCCAAGGCCGCCGGAAGGCTTACTCGTGGACATCACAACCTGAATTACGTCGTTCCGCTCCCACCCTGGCTCAAAGCATTAGTGGATCATGAATTCGTCATGGTGCGTGAGCGTCAGCGATCCGCGCTGCCTGTGGTGATCCGCACATGGCAGGACGAAGCGGAGATCCTCAAGGCGATCAGTAGTGCCCTTCCACATGTACCGCGGTGCCTATTGAAGTACGGCGACGTCGCGCTCATGAGTTATGTGGACGGCGTCCCCCTGTCGAGCGTCTGTCCGAACGGCAAGTTGGTGGACCAGCATCTGGTCCGGGCCCTGGCCGAACTGCTGGCGGACATGACACAGGTCGGCCGGAAAGAACTGCCGCCCCTGCCGCAGTCCTGGCCCCGCTCCAGCCGTGACAGCCGGGCCTTTCTGCGTACGTTGGCCCTGTCCACGGAGACGCAGGTCCGCCAACGTAACTGGGACAGATTCGGTGGCCTGTTCGCGATGCTTGGCATCCCCGAGGACGCGATGGTGCGGTTCGCGGAGCGTGTGCCCGCGATGGTCAGCCGCCCGTTCAGCCTCCTGCATACAGACCTGCACCGCGACAACGTCATCGTGTCCTATGAGACAGGGCCCCCGCTGATCTGTGTGGACTGGGAACTGGCCACCTACGGTGACCCGTTGCACGACCTCGCCACCCATCTTGTGCGCATGAGCTATCCCGAGGGCCAGTGGGGCGAGGCAGTCGACGCGTGGCGGTTGGCGATGGTGGAGCGTCGGGCCAAGGCTGTCAACGGTCTGGAGCGCGACCTGCGGCACTATGTCGCCTTCGAGCGTGCCCAGTCGGTCTATCCAGACGTGATGCGCGCGGCGACTTCCCTAGGCGAATCGTTCGATCAAAGGGACCTGGACGCCGCGACCGAAGCGGTGTTCTGGGCGCTGCAGGCGGCCGAGGAGCCGCTTCGACTGAAGAACGTTCCGGATGAGAAGGCCATCGAGCGCATTCTCTTCCGCTGGAACGTGTCGCACGGCAAGCGCCACAGCCGTGACCGCGCGGTGTCATCGATCTCATGGGAGCGTGACGAGAGGGTTCCCGAGCATCCGGGGTTTCTTGGGCCGGCAGTACAGGAGGCCCTCTTCGAGGAGGGGGCTGCCTCGGCCGACCGGGTGTTCAAGGGGACGGCACACCTCAGTACCGCGGTGCGGGTAGAAGGGGCGCCCTACCCGGTGATGGTGCGGCGCAAAGTGGGTGCCGGCGATCCCCGGGAGCGTCGGTTTCTGAAGGAGCACGCCGTGCTACGGGCGATCGAAGAATCGGGTGTGGCGGTGTGCGCGCCGCGCGTACTGGCGTTGGGGACCAGTGAACTCGGAGACCAGTTCACCATCCATTCCTTTGAAGGGCCGCAGGGGGAGATCCGTTCTCCCGATCACCCTGCAGGGGGACTTCTGCCGTCTGAGGCGGACGACCTTGTGAACCAGCTTCACGCCCTTACACAGGTCGACTGTGCGAAGTTGGCCGAGGACTCGTACACACCAGGCGCGGGGTTTCACGAGCAACTTTGCGACGAACTGATCCGGATGGTGTCGGATCTGTCGAAGGAGACTCTCCAGCTCGCGGGACAGCTAGGGCTTCCGACAAGCAGTTTCCGCCTCGAACAGATCCTTGGCCGGCACAAGGTGAAACCTCGACGTGCCGTACTCCTCCACGGAGACCTCAATCCGTGGAACATGATCCGCCGCGAGGACGGCACGGGACTGACCTTGATCGACTGGGAGATGGCCATGGTCGGCGATCCTCTTTACGACCTCGTCCGCCACATGCACCTCACTCCTACTCTCCCCGAGATCCGAACGCGCCTGTTCGACCGGTGGTCGCAGCTGCTGCCGGAGGACTGCACCAGGGGCTGGCGACCCGACTGGCGTGTGTACCGATGGATCGAAACCGTTCGTTCGGCCTACGTGGACCTGGACCGGTTGGTGACCAGGGACAGCCTCGAAGCTCCCAACGTCAGCCGTGCGGTGGACACCTACGCCATGACGTTGACCGCAGCGACCGCGACGCTAGGACTCAAGAGTAATTCGACGGTCAACCCATTCCTCACGCTCGCGCTACCGCATGTGGAGCAAGGGAACATGTCGGCCGAGATCTGCGCCAGGGCGTGA
- a CDS encoding winged helix-turn-helix domain-containing protein codes for MVVDPKHASVNGRKRSQRPQTSHDEVADELRARIRSGTLRAGQRMPTQARLADEFGVERGVVRQALHLLQAEHLLTNISKGSPATVAPDLGVGRALTGPAATPQPTTVSLGPRIASAFAVPHVEIDALCLTSVSLNLALGEGLRQIHAGRLNPAKIDVRVLLPGRDIDLAFPVPVEGRDDDQVHDGWLAQRNAQGQVLQHNLLALRATHGIDVHVSFRALPFTPPVKLYLLNGEEALFAYYTLSRRKAEIDHEHMELYDSAGTQSMLFAFEQGAGLRDTTFVEQSHLWFNALWETISSELALTN; via the coding sequence TTGGTCGTGGACCCGAAACACGCCTCCGTCAATGGACGGAAGAGGTCACAGCGGCCACAGACGTCACATGACGAGGTGGCCGACGAGCTCCGCGCCCGGATCAGGTCCGGCACGCTGCGGGCTGGTCAGCGGATGCCCACGCAAGCGCGGCTGGCCGACGAGTTCGGCGTCGAGCGCGGGGTCGTACGGCAGGCGCTGCACCTGCTCCAGGCGGAGCACCTGCTCACCAACATCTCCAAGGGAAGCCCGGCGACCGTCGCCCCCGACCTGGGCGTCGGCCGGGCGCTCACCGGCCCGGCGGCCACGCCGCAGCCCACGACGGTCTCCCTCGGACCCCGGATCGCCTCCGCCTTCGCGGTCCCGCACGTCGAGATAGACGCCCTGTGCCTGACGTCGGTGTCCCTCAACCTCGCCCTCGGTGAGGGGCTGCGCCAGATCCACGCAGGACGGCTGAATCCGGCCAAGATCGACGTCCGCGTCCTGCTGCCGGGCCGGGACATCGACCTCGCCTTCCCGGTCCCGGTCGAGGGCCGCGACGACGACCAGGTCCACGACGGCTGGCTGGCCCAGCGCAACGCCCAGGGCCAGGTCCTCCAGCACAACCTGCTCGCACTGCGTGCCACGCACGGCATAGACGTACACGTCTCCTTCCGCGCCCTGCCCTTCACGCCACCGGTGAAGCTGTACCTGCTCAACGGCGAGGAGGCGCTGTTCGCCTACTACACGCTGTCGCGCCGCAAGGCGGAGATCGACCACGAGCACATGGAGCTGTACGACTCCGCGGGTACGCAGTCGATGCTGTTCGCCTTCGAGCAGGGGGCCGGCCTGCGGGACACGACCTTCGTGGAGCAGTCCCACCTGTGGTTCAACGCACTGTGGGAGACGATCAGTTCGGAGTTGGCACTCACGAACTGA
- a CDS encoding HAD family hydrolase has protein sequence MVQRPLGNHHDGPDTLLVTPETTHTEPVTAETARLASLVTSARYVLWDMDGPMCRLFAGYPAHEIADELVRMIDGLGMGALLTKQERSGDDPHVALRGVHERHRGSDLVLALEEWLTRRELEAVPKAMPTPHADPLIRTWSTFGVRFAITTNNAALAATAYVESRGLADCFPYIYGRTPNLDLMKPNPHCLDEAIKAMGAVPSATVMIGDADTDLLAARQAGVSFLGYARNEDKEQILRRAGAEVVVRSMKQVLDVLRSLP, from the coding sequence GTGGTTCAACGCCCTCTGGGAAACCATCACGACGGACCTGACACTCTCCTAGTGACTCCTGAGACGACGCACACTGAACCGGTGACAGCAGAGACAGCACGACTCGCATCACTGGTCACCTCCGCCAGGTACGTGCTCTGGGACATGGACGGGCCGATGTGCCGGTTGTTCGCGGGGTATCCCGCGCACGAGATCGCCGATGAACTGGTCCGGATGATCGACGGATTGGGCATGGGCGCACTGCTGACCAAGCAGGAACGATCCGGCGACGATCCGCACGTGGCGCTGCGAGGTGTCCATGAACGGCATCGTGGAAGCGATCTGGTCCTCGCGCTGGAGGAATGGCTCACCCGGCGCGAACTGGAGGCCGTCCCCAAGGCGATGCCCACTCCGCACGCCGATCCGTTGATCAGGACGTGGTCGACGTTCGGTGTCAGGTTCGCGATCACCACCAACAACGCCGCCCTCGCGGCGACGGCGTACGTCGAGAGCCGTGGGCTGGCGGACTGTTTCCCGTACATCTACGGCCGCACACCGAACCTGGATCTGATGAAGCCGAACCCGCACTGTCTGGATGAGGCCATCAAGGCGATGGGAGCTGTACCGTCGGCCACGGTCATGATCGGTGACGCAGACACGGACCTTCTGGCCGCGCGACAGGCCGGTGTCTCGTTCCTTGGCTACGCGCGTAACGAGGACAAGGAACAGATCCTGAGGCGCGCGGGCGCAGAGGTGGTCGTGCGTTCGATGAAGCAGGTTTTGGACGTCCTGCGCAGCCTTCCCTGA
- a CDS encoding GntR family transcriptional regulator: MSEERGKGASILATLRSRISDGEYRPGSNLPAQRALAEEFDVSRDTIQRVLSELRIEGWIESRRGSGSKVRVTLPIHVTTQPKVPPGRIALGPFVARAFAQPVVELDVFTFTSESLDTHMRVQAEAISSGLIPAPGRIALRILLPSDEIELPYPRARAPKDPKVDVKELDRILQARTREIIRRHTSSLRNALRNLQSDGFVDDVDVKVREVPLVPTHKLYLRRGTEGLLGPYKIVERTILMDDDTEIDAWDVLGLGSTLIRLVHDEGDPNAIGSVFMQSWQDWFDSCWHRYDPS; encoded by the coding sequence GTGAGCGAAGAACGCGGCAAGGGAGCCAGCATCCTGGCAACGCTGCGGTCCCGTATCTCCGATGGCGAGTACCGGCCGGGCTCCAACCTGCCTGCGCAGCGTGCTCTGGCCGAAGAGTTCGACGTCTCGCGTGACACGATCCAGCGTGTTCTGAGTGAGCTGAGGATCGAGGGCTGGATCGAATCCCGTCGGGGCAGTGGCTCGAAAGTCCGAGTGACGCTCCCCATACACGTGACGACACAGCCCAAGGTGCCGCCTGGCCGCATAGCACTCGGACCTTTTGTCGCCCGAGCCTTTGCTCAACCCGTTGTGGAGCTGGACGTTTTTACGTTCACCTCGGAGAGCCTCGACACCCACATGCGGGTGCAGGCCGAGGCGATCAGTAGTGGATTGATCCCCGCCCCTGGGCGTATCGCGCTCCGGATACTGCTGCCCTCGGACGAGATCGAGCTGCCGTATCCACGGGCGAGGGCACCAAAGGACCCCAAGGTCGATGTGAAGGAGCTGGACCGGATCCTCCAGGCTAGGACTCGGGAGATCATCCGTCGGCACACATCCTCTCTCCGTAACGCCCTGCGCAATCTCCAAAGCGACGGATTCGTGGACGACGTGGATGTGAAGGTCCGTGAAGTCCCGCTCGTTCCGACGCACAAGCTGTATTTGAGGCGCGGTACCGAGGGGCTTCTCGGCCCGTACAAGATCGTGGAGCGCACGATCCTGATGGACGACGACACGGAGATAGACGCCTGGGACGTCCTGGGGCTGGGGTCTACCTTGATACGGCTCGTTCATGACGAGGGTGATCCCAATGCCATCGGCTCCGTGTTCATGCAAAGCTGGCAGGACTGGTTTGACTCCTGTTGGCACCGCTACGACCCGTCCTGA